Proteins encoded together in one Bacteroides ovatus window:
- the pta gene encoding phosphate acetyltransferase, with the protein MLNLINQIVARAKANRQRIVLPEGTEERTLKAANMILTDEVADLILLGKPDEINELATKWGLGNIGKATIIDPETSPKHEEYAQLLCELRKKKGMTIEEARKLTSDPLFYGCLMIKSGDADGQLAGARNTTGNVLRPALQIIKTAPGITCVSGAMLLLTHAPEYGKNGILVMGDVAVTPVPDANQLAQIAICTAQTAKAVAGIENPKVALLSFSTKGSAKHEVVDKVVEATKIAKEMAPTLDLDGEMQADAALVPEVGASKAPGSPVAGEANVLIVPSLEVGNISSKLVQRLGHADAVGPILQGIACPVNDLSRGCSIEDVYRMIAITANQAIAAKAKK; encoded by the coding sequence ATGCTCAATTTAATCAACCAAATCGTGGCGCGTGCGAAAGCAAATCGCCAACGTATTGTTCTTCCGGAAGGAACTGAAGAACGCACATTGAAAGCTGCCAATATGATTTTGACAGATGAAGTAGCCGATCTAATTTTACTGGGTAAACCGGATGAAATTAATGAACTTGCTACAAAATGGGGATTGGGAAACATCGGTAAAGCTACTATCATTGATCCTGAAACTTCTCCGAAACACGAAGAATATGCACAGTTGTTGTGTGAACTTCGTAAAAAGAAGGGGATGACTATCGAAGAAGCCCGCAAATTGACGAGCGATCCTTTGTTCTATGGTTGTTTAATGATTAAGAGCGGTGATGCTGACGGTCAGTTGGCTGGTGCCCGTAACACTACTGGTAACGTATTGCGTCCTGCTTTGCAGATTATCAAGACCGCGCCGGGAATCACTTGCGTGTCTGGTGCTATGTTGCTTTTGACTCATGCTCCTGAATACGGAAAGAATGGCATTCTGGTAATGGGTGATGTTGCTGTAACTCCGGTTCCGGATGCTAATCAGCTGGCACAGATAGCAATTTGTACTGCGCAGACTGCGAAAGCCGTTGCCGGTATTGAAAATCCGAAAGTAGCTCTGTTGAGCTTTTCAACCAAGGGTTCCGCTAAACACGAAGTAGTGGATAAAGTGGTAGAAGCTACTAAGATTGCAAAAGAGATGGCTCCTACTCTTGATTTGGATGGTGAAATGCAGGCTGACGCTGCTCTTGTACCGGAAGTGGGTGCTAGCAAAGCGCCGGGTTCTCCAGTAGCCGGAGAAGCAAATGTGCTGATCGTTCCAAGTTTGGAAGTTGGTAATATTTCTTCTAAATTAGTTCAACGTCTGGGACATGCTGACGCTGTTGGTCCGATTCTTCAGGGTATTGCCTGTCCGGTAAACGACTTGTCTCGTGGTTGTTCTATCGAAGATGTATATCGCATGATTGCTATCACAGCTAATCAGGCCATTGCAGCAAAAGCGAAAAAATAA
- a CDS encoding LrgB family protein, translating to MSFLENNFFLLAITFGIFFFAKLLQKKTGLVLLNPILLTIALLIIFLKMTNISYETYNKGGHLIEFWLRPAVVALGVPLYLQLEMIKKQLLPILLSQLAGCIVGVISVVLIAKFMGASQEVILSLAPKSVTTPIAMEVTKAIGGIPSLTAAVVVAVGLLGAICGFKTMKIMRVGSPIAQGLSMGTAAHAVGTSTAMDISSKYGAYASLGLTLNGIFTALLTPTILRLLGIL from the coding sequence ATGAGCTTCTTAGAAAATAATTTCTTCCTGCTGGCCATTACCTTCGGGATTTTCTTCTTTGCCAAACTGCTTCAGAAGAAAACAGGACTGGTATTATTAAATCCTATATTGCTGACCATCGCACTATTAATCATCTTCCTTAAAATGACCAATATCTCTTATGAGACATATAATAAAGGAGGACATCTGATCGAATTCTGGCTACGCCCGGCCGTTGTGGCTTTAGGCGTACCTTTATATCTTCAACTGGAAATGATAAAAAAGCAGTTATTGCCTATTCTACTGTCTCAACTGGCAGGCTGCATCGTCGGAGTCATTTCAGTAGTACTGATTGCGAAATTCATGGGAGCCTCACAAGAGGTAATCCTGTCACTGGCTCCGAAATCGGTTACGACCCCGATTGCGATGGAAGTAACCAAAGCTATCGGCGGTATTCCGTCACTAACGGCGGCAGTTGTTGTAGCAGTAGGTTTATTAGGGGCTATCTGTGGCTTTAAGACAATGAAAATCATGCGCGTAGGCAGTCCGATCGCCCAAGGGCTTTCAATGGGAACAGCCGCTCATGCCGTCGGAACCTCCACTGCAATGGATATCAGCAGCAAATATGGAGCATACGCCAGCCTGGGACTGACGCTAAATGGAATATTCACTGCACTGCTAACACCTACTATCCTTCGATTATTAGGTATTTTGTAA
- the radC gene encoding RadC family protein: protein MESKHKLSINQWALEDRPREKMMEKGAAALSDAELLAILIGSGNTEESAVELMRRLLLSCDNNLNSLAKWEVCDYSSFKGMGPAKSITVMAALELGKRRKLQETKERLRITCSKDIYDIFQPIMCDLEQEEFWVLLLNQATKLIDKVRISTGGIDGTYTDVRTILREALLQRATQIAVVHNHPSGNIHPSQPDRSLTEHIHKAAETMNIRLIDHVIVCEDGFFSFADEGLL from the coding sequence ATGGAAAGTAAACACAAACTATCCATCAACCAGTGGGCACTGGAAGACCGCCCACGGGAAAAAATGATGGAGAAGGGAGCAGCCGCATTGAGTGATGCCGAACTACTCGCTATATTGATTGGCTCCGGAAATACGGAAGAAAGTGCTGTCGAATTGATGAGACGCCTGCTCCTGTCTTGTGATAACAATCTGAATTCATTGGCAAAATGGGAAGTGTGTGACTATTCCTCTTTCAAAGGTATGGGACCCGCAAAGAGCATTACAGTGATGGCAGCCTTGGAATTAGGCAAACGAAGAAAGCTGCAAGAAACCAAAGAGAGACTTCGAATCACTTGCTCAAAAGATATCTATGATATTTTCCAACCGATCATGTGTGACTTGGAACAGGAAGAATTCTGGGTGCTCCTATTGAACCAGGCAACCAAACTAATTGATAAGGTACGTATAAGTACTGGTGGCATAGACGGAACTTATACCGATGTGCGCACCATTCTCCGGGAAGCATTGCTGCAAAGAGCTACACAAATCGCGGTGGTGCATAACCATCCTTCGGGAAATATTCATCCCAGCCAACCGGACAGGAGTTTGACAGAGCATATCCATAAAGCGGCGGAAACGATGAATATCCGTCTGATAGATCACGTCATCGTTTGTGAAGACGGATTTTTCAGCTTTGCAGATGAGGGCCTACTCTAA
- a CDS encoding glycosyltransferase has protein sequence MRYSVIIPVYNRPDEVDELLQSLTVQYFKGFEVVVVEDGSSIPCKGVVDRYADRLNIKYFSKPNSGPGQTRNYGAERSEGEYLIILDSDVILPEGYFDAVEKELTTSPADAFGGPDRAHDSFTDIQKAINYSMTSFFTTGGIRGGKKKMDKFYPRSFNMGVRRAVYEALGGFSKMRFGEDIDFSIRIFKNGYTCRLFPDAWVYHKRRTDLKKFFKQVHNSGIARINLYKKYPDSLKLVHLLPAVFTLGVALLLLGTPFCLFSFTPIILYALLVCIDSTIQNKSLSIGVYSIAAAFIQLIGYGTGFWRAWWQRCIRGKDEFEAFQKNFYK, from the coding sequence ATGCGTTACTCCGTCATAATTCCCGTTTATAATCGTCCCGATGAAGTGGATGAATTATTGCAAAGTCTTACTGTACAATACTTTAAGGGTTTTGAGGTTGTTGTTGTTGAAGATGGTTCTTCCATTCCCTGTAAAGGAGTAGTAGACCGGTATGCAGATCGGTTGAATATAAAATATTTCTCTAAACCCAATTCCGGTCCGGGACAAACCCGTAATTACGGAGCAGAACGTAGCGAAGGCGAATACCTTATTATATTGGATTCTGATGTCATCCTTCCCGAAGGCTACTTCGATGCGGTAGAGAAGGAGCTCACCACTTCTCCTGCCGATGCTTTTGGTGGCCCCGACCGTGCACACGATTCTTTCACTGATATTCAGAAGGCAATTAACTATTCCATGACCTCTTTCTTCACGACCGGAGGTATCCGTGGCGGAAAAAAGAAGATGGACAAATTCTATCCCCGTAGTTTTAATATGGGAGTTCGCCGGGCAGTGTACGAGGCTTTGGGAGGTTTTTCAAAGATGCGTTTTGGGGAGGATATTGATTTCAGTATCCGTATCTTTAAGAATGGGTACACTTGTCGTCTTTTTCCTGATGCCTGGGTATATCATAAACGTCGGACTGACTTGAAAAAATTCTTCAAGCAGGTGCATAACTCCGGCATTGCCCGTATTAATCTTTATAAGAAATATCCGGATTCTCTGAAACTGGTGCATTTGCTTCCAGCCGTATTTACATTGGGAGTGGCGCTTCTATTATTAGGAACCCCCTTCTGCCTCTTCAGTTTCACGCCTATCATTCTCTATGCATTACTCGTATGCATTGATTCTACTATTCAGAATAAAAGTCTGTCTATTGGCGTTTATTCCATTGCCGCCGCATTTATACAGCTTATCGGCTATGGTACAGGCTTTTGGCGCGCATGGTGGCAGCGTTGTATCAGAGGGAAGGATGAGTTTGAGGCTTTCCAAAAGAATTTTTATAAGTAA
- a CDS encoding acetate kinase, giving the protein MKILVLNCGSSSIKYKLFDMTTKEVIAQGGIEKIGLKGSFLKLTLPNGEKKILEKDIPEHTVGVEFILNTLINPEYGAIKSLDEINAVGHRMVHGGERFSESVLLNKEVLEAFAACNDLAPLHNPANLKGVNAVSAILPNIPQVGVFDTAFHQTMPDYAYMYAIPHELYEKYGVRRYGFHGTSHRYVSKRVCEFLGVNPVGQKIITCHIGNGGSIAAIKDGKCMDTTMGLTPLEGLMMGTRSGDIDAGAVTFIMEKEGLNTTGVSNLLNKKSGVLGVSGVSSDMRELLAACAAGNEKAILAEKMYYYRIKKYIGAYAAALGGVDIILFTGGVGENQMECRREVCKDMEFMGIELDNEVNAKVRGEEAIISTPASKVKVVVIPTDEELLIASDTMDILNK; this is encoded by the coding sequence ATGAAGATTCTGGTATTGAACTGCGGAAGTTCATCTATTAAATATAAATTGTTCGATATGACCACCAAAGAGGTGATTGCACAAGGTGGTATCGAAAAAATCGGTCTGAAAGGATCATTCTTGAAACTTACTTTGCCGAATGGTGAAAAGAAAATATTGGAGAAAGATATTCCTGAACATACAGTAGGAGTAGAGTTTATCCTGAACACGCTGATTAATCCTGAATACGGCGCTATTAAATCTTTGGATGAGATTAATGCAGTAGGTCACCGTATGGTACACGGAGGCGAGCGTTTCAGCGAATCTGTATTGCTGAACAAGGAAGTGTTGGAAGCTTTCGCTGCTTGCAATGACTTGGCTCCGCTTCACAATCCTGCTAACTTGAAAGGGGTAAATGCAGTTTCTGCTATTCTTCCTAACATTCCGCAGGTAGGTGTATTCGATACGGCTTTCCATCAGACAATGCCGGATTATGCTTACATGTATGCTATTCCTCACGAACTGTATGAAAAGTATGGTGTGCGTCGTTATGGCTTCCACGGAACTTCTCATCGTTATGTGTCAAAACGTGTATGTGAATTCCTGGGTGTAAATCCGGTTGGACAGAAAATTATCACTTGCCACATTGGTAACGGTGGTTCTATCGCTGCTATCAAAGATGGTAAATGTATGGATACTACTATGGGCTTGACTCCATTGGAAGGCTTGATGATGGGTACTCGTAGCGGTGATATAGATGCCGGTGCAGTAACATTTATCATGGAAAAAGAAGGCTTGAACACAACCGGTGTTTCCAATCTGTTGAATAAGAAGAGTGGTGTACTGGGTGTTTCGGGTGTATCAAGCGATATGCGTGAACTCTTGGCTGCTTGTGCAGCTGGCAATGAGAAAGCTATCCTTGCTGAAAAGATGTACTATTACCGTATTAAGAAATATATCGGCGCTTATGCTGCTGCATTGGGCGGTGTAGATATTATCCTGTTTACCGGTGGTGTAGGTGAGAACCAGATGGAATGTCGTCGTGAAGTTTGTAAGGATATGGAATTCATGGGTATCGAACTTGATAACGAAGTAAATGCTAAGGTTCGCGGTGAAGAAGCAATCATTTCTACTCCTGCTTCTAAAGTGAAAGTAGTAGTGATCCCAACAGATGAAGAACTGTTGATCGCATCGGATACAATGGATATCCTGAATAAGTAA
- a CDS encoding CidA/LrgA family protein: MIRQCAILFGCLALGELIVYLTGIKLPSSIIGMLLLTLFLKLGWIKLHWVQGLSDFLVANLGFFFVPPGVALMLYFDVIAAEFWPIVIATIVSTALVLVVTGWVHQIVRKFRLARQIKLARKLHLSDFHLPEKLHLKDKINLTNKDK; this comes from the coding sequence ATGATACGTCAGTGCGCCATTTTATTTGGCTGTTTGGCTTTGGGTGAATTAATAGTTTATCTTACGGGTATCAAGCTCCCCTCCAGCATCATCGGTATGCTGCTGCTCACCCTCTTTTTAAAATTAGGTTGGATTAAGTTACACTGGGTACAGGGATTGTCCGACTTTCTGGTTGCTAACTTGGGATTCTTTTTCGTTCCACCCGGTGTGGCTCTTATGTTGTACTTTGATGTTATTGCGGCAGAATTCTGGCCAATTGTGATAGCTACCATTGTCAGTACCGCACTTGTACTTGTTGTAACGGGATGGGTACATCAGATCGTCCGCAAGTTCAGGCTGGCGCGTCAGATCAAACTGGCACGCAAACTTCATCTGTCAGATTTCCATCTGCCGGAGAAACTACACCTTAAAGATAAAATCAACTTAACGAATAAAGACAAATGA
- a CDS encoding family 20 glycosylhydrolase → MKKRISILSILLLLGMTVYAQTDIPQVIPSLQHWNGAKGKLTLPETGKIIIAPEAESLLKETAEIMAKDLKDMFGWNYQVTSGKPKNHSIYLSVKKSPSSLGEESYELDIRNHVTIEASTVKGVFWGTRTLLQMIHNQPFGLMKGKALDYPQYAHRGLMIDVARKFFTMDYLQDYVKILSFYKMNELQIHLNDNGFVEFFDNDWNKTYAAFRLESERFPGLTSKDGSYTKEEFRNFQQMAARYGINIIPEIDVPAHSLAFTHYNPILAADKKEYGMDHLDLYKKEVYDFLDTLFDEYLSGDHPVFVGPDVHIGTDEYNLKEAEQFRYFTEYYLKYITKYGKNPRLWGSLKHMKGNTPVNLKGKTVNAWNYSWLDLETALQEGAKAINTCDAFLYIVPAVNYYHNFLDHQWIYESWSPRMMQEGEMIEQSTNLLGAMFAVWNDRVGNGISQQDVHIRTFPAMQVMSEKLWKGENTRNIPFETFETWCRTTPEAPGVNLQASIDDRKDLTLSGQEIILQGNDSVLTSIPEIGYPYSVEFEIYADPKPNIDAVLFKGPHSVFTANWQNTGKFAFSRDGYEFIFHSYRLPVEKWTKVRVEGDAKGTSLYINGELQERLEGRIGVVYNQKSLRKDSIWYQETLIFPLKQIGDKLLGFKGRIRNVICTPLNEKRYSL, encoded by the coding sequence ATGAAAAAGAGAATAAGCATCTTATCCATCTTACTACTATTAGGAATGACAGTATACGCTCAAACGGATATCCCGCAGGTGATTCCCTCCTTACAACATTGGAATGGGGCAAAAGGCAAACTGACACTACCGGAAACAGGAAAGATTATAATCGCTCCGGAAGCAGAAAGCCTGTTGAAAGAAACTGCGGAAATAATGGCAAAAGACTTAAAAGATATGTTCGGCTGGAATTATCAGGTAACCTCCGGAAAACCGAAAAATCATTCTATCTATCTGTCAGTGAAAAAATCGCCTTCATCATTGGGAGAAGAAAGCTATGAACTGGATATACGCAACCATGTAACCATCGAAGCCTCCACCGTAAAAGGAGTATTCTGGGGAACTCGCACACTGTTGCAAATGATCCATAACCAGCCTTTTGGACTCATGAAAGGAAAAGCATTGGATTATCCGCAGTATGCTCACCGCGGACTGATGATTGACGTAGCCAGGAAATTTTTCACAATGGACTATTTGCAGGATTACGTAAAAATTCTCTCGTTCTATAAAATGAATGAACTGCAAATACATCTGAATGATAATGGTTTCGTTGAGTTTTTCGATAATGACTGGAACAAAACATACGCCGCCTTCAGATTGGAAAGCGAGCGTTTTCCGGGACTCACATCCAAAGATGGTTCCTACACCAAAGAAGAATTCCGCAACTTCCAGCAAATGGCCGCACGATATGGAATCAATATCATCCCAGAAATTGATGTTCCGGCACACTCACTCGCTTTCACTCATTACAATCCGATACTGGCAGCCGACAAAAAAGAATATGGTATGGATCATCTCGACCTCTATAAAAAAGAGGTATATGATTTCCTTGATACTTTGTTTGACGAATATCTCTCGGGAGATCACCCGGTATTTGTCGGACCGGACGTACATATCGGCACTGATGAGTACAACCTCAAAGAAGCGGAACAATTCCGCTATTTCACTGAATACTATCTGAAGTATATCACCAAATATGGAAAAAATCCGCGATTATGGGGAAGTCTGAAACACATGAAAGGAAATACCCCCGTAAATCTGAAAGGAAAAACGGTCAATGCATGGAATTATAGCTGGCTAGACCTAGAAACCGCACTGCAGGAAGGAGCCAAAGCGATTAATACATGCGATGCATTTCTATATATCGTACCAGCCGTGAATTACTACCATAACTTTCTGGATCATCAATGGATATATGAGAGTTGGTCACCACGAATGATGCAAGAGGGAGAAATGATAGAGCAGTCTACTAATTTATTAGGAGCCATGTTTGCTGTATGGAACGACCGTGTCGGAAATGGAATCAGCCAACAGGATGTACATATACGCACCTTTCCTGCCATGCAGGTTATGAGCGAGAAACTTTGGAAAGGAGAAAACACAAGAAACATACCGTTTGAAACCTTCGAAACGTGGTGCAGGACAACACCGGAAGCACCGGGCGTAAATCTACAGGCCAGCATAGATGACAGAAAAGACCTAACGCTTTCCGGCCAGGAAATTATCCTGCAAGGTAACGACTCGGTTCTTACCTCTATACCCGAAATCGGTTATCCATATAGTGTGGAATTTGAAATCTACGCAGATCCAAAGCCCAATATCGATGCGGTCTTATTCAAAGGTCCCCATTCTGTTTTCACCGCGAACTGGCAAAATACGGGTAAATTCGCATTCTCGCGCGACGGCTATGAATTCATCTTCCATTCCTATCGTTTGCCTGTGGAAAAATGGACAAAGGTTCGTGTAGAGGGAGATGCCAAAGGGACCTCACTTTACATAAACGGAGAGCTACAAGAACGTTTGGAAGGACGAATCGGTGTAGTTTACAATCAGAAAAGCCTGCGTAAAGACAGCATTTGGTATCAGGAAACACTTATCTTCCCATTGAAACAGATAGGCGACAAATTGCTGGGGTTTAAGGGAAGAATAAGAAATGTGATTTGCACTCCACTAAATGAAAAAAGATATAGCCTATAA
- a CDS encoding DUF2156 domain-containing protein, with translation MIPFKDVTLADRDTITSFTMKSDRRNCDLSFSNLCSWRFLYDTQFAVVDNFLVFKFWAGDQLAYMMPVGTGDLKAILGELIEDARKENQHFCMLGVCSNMRADLEAILPGQFTFTEDRDYADYIYLRSDLSTLKGKKFQAKRNHINRFRNTYPDYEYTPITPDRIQECLDLEAEWCKVNHCDQQEGTGNERRALIYALHNFEALGLTGGILHVNGKIVAFTFGMPINHETFGVHVEKADTSIEGAYAMINYEFANRIPEQYIYINREEDLGLEGLRKAKLSYQPVTILEKYMACLKEHPMNMVKW, from the coding sequence ATGATTCCATTTAAAGATGTCACGTTAGCAGACAGAGACACAATCACCTCATTCACGATGAAAAGTGATCGCCGCAATTGCGATCTTTCATTCTCCAATCTTTGTAGTTGGAGGTTCTTATATGATACCCAATTTGCAGTGGTCGACAACTTCCTGGTGTTCAAGTTCTGGGCGGGAGATCAACTCGCTTATATGATGCCCGTAGGTACGGGAGATTTGAAAGCAATATTGGGGGAACTGATAGAGGATGCCCGCAAAGAGAACCAGCATTTCTGTATGTTGGGAGTGTGCAGTAATATGCGTGCTGATCTCGAAGCTATCCTTCCGGGACAGTTCACATTTACAGAAGACCGCGACTATGCGGATTATATCTATTTGAGAAGTGATCTTTCAACACTGAAGGGTAAGAAATTCCAAGCGAAAAGAAATCATATCAACCGGTTCCGCAACACTTATCCGGATTATGAATATACACCGATCACTCCGGACCGCATTCAGGAATGTCTGGATCTGGAAGCAGAATGGTGTAAAGTGAATCACTGCGACCAGCAGGAAGGGACGGGCAATGAACGTCGTGCTCTGATTTATGCCCTCCACAACTTCGAAGCACTCGGACTGACGGGTGGAATTCTTCATGTGAACGGTAAAATCGTAGCATTTACATTCGGTATGCCTATCAATCATGAAACGTTCGGCGTGCATGTAGAAAAAGCGGATACCAGCATTGAAGGCGCGTATGCTATGATTAATTATGAATTTGCCAACCGGATTCCCGAACAATATATCTATATCAACCGGGAAGAGGATTTAGGTCTCGAAGGTTTGCGCAAAGCCAAATTGTCTTACCAACCGGTGACGATTCTGGAAAAATACATGGCTTGTCTCAAAGAGCATCCCATGAATATGGTTAAATGGTAA